One stretch of bacterium DNA includes these proteins:
- a CDS encoding DUF3850 domain-containing protein gives AIAKAGRKAFTIRRADRDFKYGDLVLKREWDPGLKAYTGEALGPVPITCITTGYGLLDGYVVLGLGYGLPTFTPQLLNLQAEAHRLRADALRWGRFVTALAEALGVPEVEGFGTASGYAEDHLLAAARQLVALTGPEARGRLVKALDLTREARDLVLLGHAPKAKEAMGEAAVALLQLVEGRA, from the coding sequence CGCGATCGCGAAGGCCGGCCGCAAGGCCTTTACGATCCGCCGGGCGGACCGGGACTTCAAGTACGGCGACCTGGTGCTCAAGCGGGAGTGGGACCCGGGCCTGAAGGCCTACACGGGCGAGGCGCTGGGCCCGGTGCCCATCACCTGCATCACCACCGGCTACGGGCTGCTGGACGGCTACGTGGTGCTGGGCCTGGGCTACGGCCTGCCCACCTTCACGCCCCAGCTGCTGAACCTGCAGGCCGAGGCCCACCGCCTCCGGGCGGATGCGCTGCGCTGGGGCCGGTTCGTCACCGCGCTGGCGGAGGCCCTGGGCGTGCCGGAGGTGGAGGGGTTCGGGACGGCCTCGGGCTACGCCGAGGACCACCTGCTGGCCGCGGCCCGGCAACTCGTAGCCCTAACCGGCCCCGAGGCCCGTGGGCGCCTGGTGAAGGCCCTGGACCTCACCCGCGAGGCCCGCGACCTGGTGCTGCTCGGCCACGCCCCCAAGGCCAAGGAGGCCATGGGCGAGGCCGCCGTGGCCCTGCTCCAGCTGGTGGAAGGGAGGGCGTAA